In a genomic window of Luoshenia tenuis:
- a CDS encoding basic amino acid ABC transporter substrate-binding protein: protein MKKKVMALALALCLCCGAALMTGCGQDGGKIIMGTNAEFEPFEYKTESGIVGNFDGLDVAIAQEIAKDMGKELAVEDMDFGSLIGAVSTGKVNFVAAGMTIKPDRLENADFSDTYFDAGQVIIVKKGQTDIKSNEDLKDKKIGVQEGTTGDEAVSELGGSTEVYRFKKGMDAVLDLNNDKIDAVVIDEMPARAFVAKNEGLEILDEPFTVESYAIAVKKGDTATLEAINKTLKRIKEDGTFDELYKKYIDAYVENFEE, encoded by the coding sequence GTGAAAAAGAAGGTTATGGCCCTGGCGCTGGCCCTGTGCCTGTGCTGTGGCGCTGCGCTGATGACCGGCTGCGGCCAGGATGGCGGCAAGATCATCATGGGCACCAATGCGGAGTTTGAACCCTTTGAGTACAAGACCGAGAGCGGCATCGTAGGCAATTTTGATGGGTTGGATGTAGCCATCGCCCAGGAGATCGCCAAGGATATGGGCAAGGAGCTGGCCGTGGAGGATATGGACTTCGGTTCCCTGATCGGCGCGGTATCCACCGGCAAGGTCAACTTTGTGGCCGCCGGCATGACCATTAAGCCCGACCGGCTGGAGAACGCGGATTTCTCCGATACCTATTTTGACGCCGGCCAGGTCATCATCGTGAAAAAGGGCCAGACGGATATCAAATCCAACGAGGACCTGAAGGATAAGAAGATCGGCGTGCAGGAAGGCACCACGGGCGACGAGGCCGTCAGCGAGCTGGGCGGCTCCACCGAGGTCTACCGCTTTAAAAAGGGCATGGACGCGGTGCTGGATCTGAACAACGATAAGATCGACGCCGTGGTCATCGACGAGATGCCCGCCCGCGCCTTCGTGGCCAAGAACGAGGGGCTGGAGATCCTGGATGAGCCCTTCACGGTAGAGTCCTACGCCATCGCGGTGAAAAAGGGCGATACGGCCACCCTGGAAGCCATCAATAAGACCTTAAAGCGCATCAAAGAGGACGGTACGTTTGACGAGCTGTACAAAAAGTATATCGACGCGTATGTGGAAAACTTTGAGGAATAA
- a CDS encoding UDP-N-acetylmuramoyl-L-alanyl-D-glutamate--2,6-diaminopimelate ligase, producing the protein MQLSDLIRDVEGALLRGSGQTRIGELTIDSRKVAPGALYICIPGTRVDGHAFVPQAQAAGAAAILCEREMDTDLPQVIVPDARRAMSTVAANFYGRPAQGMKLLAVTGTNGKTSTTYMLKSIAQAAGLKVGLIGTIAVMIGEQTIPSDMTTPDPIELQRLLRQMADAGVELVAMEASAHALYLRKLEGIRFAAAAFTNLTQDHLDFFGDMAHYLKAKARLFEGDMCEKAVLNLDDEAVRALAQRVSVPKLTFSIAGAADLTAQDVAMDVRGSRFTLREGDEALPVFLKMPGLFAVHNALTAAGLARAAGIGLEEVARGLDALSGVAGRFEVVEHPRAPFSVIVDYAHTPDGLQNILGTARTLEHNRIITVFGCGGDRDSKKRPIMGRVAGELSDLCIATSDNPRTEDPYAILEMIRPGLEQAGKPYEMIENRMAAIERAIALAGSGDIVIIAGKGHEDYQIVGTQKHHFDDRQAARAALEARFPKG; encoded by the coding sequence ATGCAGCTTAGTGATTTGATCCGGGATGTGGAGGGCGCCTTATTGCGCGGCAGCGGCCAGACCCGGATCGGGGAGCTGACCATCGATTCGCGCAAGGTGGCCCCGGGGGCGCTGTACATCTGCATCCCGGGCACCCGGGTGGATGGGCACGCCTTCGTGCCCCAGGCCCAGGCGGCGGGGGCCGCGGCCATCCTTTGCGAGCGGGAGATGGATACCGACCTGCCCCAGGTGATCGTCCCGGACGCGCGAAGGGCCATGAGCACCGTGGCGGCCAACTTTTACGGCCGCCCCGCCCAGGGGATGAAGCTGCTGGCCGTCACCGGTACCAACGGCAAGACCTCCACGACCTACATGCTCAAGTCCATCGCCCAGGCCGCGGGGCTTAAGGTGGGGCTGATCGGCACCATCGCGGTGATGATTGGCGAGCAAACCATCCCGTCTGATATGACCACGCCCGACCCCATAGAGCTTCAGCGCCTGCTGCGGCAGATGGCGGACGCGGGGGTGGAGCTGGTGGCCATGGAGGCCTCGGCCCACGCGCTTTACCTGCGCAAGCTGGAGGGCATCCGCTTTGCGGCGGCGGCCTTTACCAACCTGACGCAGGATCACCTGGATTTCTTCGGGGATATGGCGCATTACCTCAAGGCCAAGGCCCGGCTGTTTGAAGGGGATATGTGCGAAAAGGCCGTGCTCAACCTGGATGATGAGGCGGTGCGCGCCCTGGCGCAGCGGGTATCCGTGCCCAAACTGACCTTCTCCATCGCAGGAGCGGCGGACCTTACCGCCCAGGATGTGGCGATGGATGTGCGGGGCTCCCGCTTCACCCTGCGGGAGGGGGATGAGGCCCTGCCGGTCTTTCTCAAAATGCCGGGGCTGTTTGCGGTGCATAACGCGCTGACCGCCGCGGGCCTGGCGCGGGCGGCGGGCATCGGCCTTGAGGAGGTGGCCCGCGGCCTTGACGCCTTAAGCGGGGTGGCCGGCCGCTTTGAGGTGGTGGAGCACCCGCGCGCGCCCTTTAGCGTGATCGTGGACTACGCCCACACGCCGGACGGGCTGCAAAATATTTTGGGCACCGCCCGCACCCTGGAGCACAACCGCATCATCACTGTGTTTGGCTGCGGCGGGGATCGGGACAGTAAAAAGCGCCCCATCATGGGGCGGGTGGCCGGAGAGCTTAGCGACCTTTGCATCGCCACCAGCGATAACCCCCGCACCGAGGACCCCTACGCCATTTTGGAGATGATCCGCCCGGGGCTGGAGCAGGCGGGCAAACCCTATGAGATGATCGAAAACCGCATGGCGGCCATCGAGCGGGCCATCGCCCTGGCGGGGAGCGGGGATATCGTGATCATCGCCGGCAAAGGGCATGAGGATTACCAGATCGTGGGCACACAAAAGCACCACTTTGACGATAGGCAGGCCGCGCGCGCGGCGCTGGAGGCGCGTTTTCCCAAAGGATAA
- a CDS encoding amino acid ABC transporter permease, protein MDFWTNLSDSIYLNFIKDDRWTLMLDGLGMTLQVALYAVLLGVVLGLIAALMRLSQFRIGRWRPLNTIASIYIDVVRGTPMVLQLMIMYFVVFGSVNIPRILVATLAFGFNSGAYVAEIFRAGILSIDQGQMEAGRSLGLSHRQTMMYIILPQAIKNILPPLASEFIVLIKETSIMGYIGMQDLTKAADVIRSRTFEAFLPLITAGLIYFIIIFTLTRLLAIMERRLRRSDSRGRTH, encoded by the coding sequence ATGGATTTTTGGACGAATTTATCGGATTCGATCTATCTGAACTTTATTAAGGACGACCGCTGGACGCTGATGCTGGACGGCCTGGGGATGACGCTGCAGGTGGCGCTGTACGCAGTGCTGCTGGGCGTAGTGCTGGGGCTGATCGCGGCGCTGATGCGGCTGAGCCAGTTCCGCATCGGCCGGTGGCGCCCGCTCAACACCATTGCCAGCATCTATATCGATGTGGTGCGCGGCACGCCTATGGTGCTGCAGCTGATGATCATGTACTTTGTGGTGTTCGGCTCGGTCAATATCCCGCGCATTCTGGTGGCCACGCTGGCCTTTGGCTTTAACTCCGGCGCCTACGTGGCCGAGATCTTCCGGGCGGGCATCCTGTCCATCGATCAGGGGCAGATGGAGGCCGGCCGCTCTTTGGGCCTTAGCCACCGGCAGACCATGATGTACATCATCCTGCCCCAGGCCATCAAAAATATCCTGCCGCCGCTGGCCAGCGAGTTTATCGTGCTGATCAAGGAGACCTCCATCATGGGTTATATCGGCATGCAGGATCTGACCAAGGCGGCAGACGTGATCCGCTCCCGCACGTTCGAGGCGTTTTTGCCCCTGATCACGGCGGGTCTGATCTACTTTATCATCATCTTTACGCTGACCAGGCTTTTGGCCATCATGGAAAGGAGGTTGCGCCGCAGTGATTCGCGTGGAAGGACTCACTAA
- a CDS encoding DUF1989 domain-containing protein: MKKEYHIAACSGRAIAAAAGQRITVIDLEGGQVVDFFAENQREPEEFLSPGVTIDCNESLRLRVGDLLYSTRYRPMFQILADTVGEHDLLHPCCRKEMYDFFYHNGSGHPNCLDNINQCLGESRPVIHPVNLFMHTRIKPNGDIAVLRPLSRPGDQIVLEAKMDVRLGVAACSVAESDCNAGRCTPIKVILED, translated from the coding sequence TTGAAGAAGGAATACCACATCGCCGCCTGCAGCGGGCGGGCGATCGCGGCAGCAGCGGGGCAGCGCATCACGGTCATCGACCTTGAGGGGGGCCAGGTGGTGGACTTTTTTGCGGAGAACCAAAGGGAGCCAGAGGAGTTCCTCTCCCCCGGCGTAACGATAGACTGCAACGAATCCCTGCGGCTGCGGGTGGGCGATCTGCTCTACTCGACACGCTACCGCCCCATGTTCCAGATACTGGCGGATACGGTGGGCGAGCACGACCTGCTGCACCCCTGCTGCCGGAAAGAGATGTACGACTTTTTTTATCACAACGGCTCGGGGCACCCCAACTGCCTGGACAACATCAACCAATGCCTTGGGGAAAGCCGGCCGGTCATTCACCCGGTCAACCTGTTTATGCATACCCGCATCAAGCCCAACGGCGATATTGCCGTCCTCCGTCCGCTCTCCCGGCCGGGGGACCAGATCGTTTTGGAGGCGAAGATGGACGTCCGTCTGGGGGTGGCGGCCTGCAGCGTGGCCGAAAGCGACTGCAACGCCGGGCGGTGCACGCCCATCAAGGTGATCCTCGAGGATTGA
- the mraZ gene encoding division/cell wall cluster transcriptional repressor MraZ: protein MFYGEYAHTLDAKGRMSMPARYREELGEKFMVTKGINNCLFVFPMGEWNAFADKLRALPTTDKTAQIFLRFLFAGACECELDKQGRILLPASLREFAGLEKEVMVIGAMTRAEIWNRDRWKEYSTAAADEYDEVLAQMAQLGI, encoded by the coding sequence ATGTTTTACGGCGAATACGCCCATACGCTGGATGCCAAAGGGCGCATGAGCATGCCCGCGCGCTACCGCGAGGAGCTGGGCGAGAAGTTCATGGTCACCAAAGGCATCAACAACTGCCTGTTCGTCTTTCCCATGGGCGAGTGGAACGCCTTTGCGGACAAGCTGCGCGCGCTTCCCACCACCGATAAGACGGCCCAGATCTTTTTGCGCTTTCTGTTCGCCGGCGCATGCGAGTGCGAGCTGGACAAGCAGGGGCGCATCCTGCTGCCGGCCAGCCTGCGCGAGTTCGCGGGGCTGGAAAAAGAGGTCATGGTCATCGGCGCGATGACCCGGGCGGAGATATGGAACCGGGACCGCTGGAAGGAATATTCCACGGCTGCGGCGGATGAGTATGACGAGGTGCTGGCCCAGATGGCCCAGCTGGGGATTTAG
- the murD gene encoding UDP-N-acetylmuramoyl-L-alanine--D-glutamate ligase: MGSFKQEIAGKKVLIVGAARSGVAAAKQLCALGAQVTLNDSKGEDELPGVMEEIRSLPIARALGCPAMDCLAGQQLMVISPGVPIQSPFIAKARQMGIEVIGEIELAFRLCPEGVRLAAITGTNGKTTTTALCGEIFKAAGQRVHVVGNIGTPFISRVPEIAPGDVVVAEISSFQLESVSAFRPSAAALLNLTEDHLNRHGTMEEYLRVKSRIFENMEGEDALFLNADAPALRGVDKGARCKVGSFSRKGPVAFGAYAQDGTVYFAGGEGTEKICAVKDIFIPGAHNLENALAAVSLCMALGAPAKAVKKTLRDFQGVEHRIEFVTEVRGVRFINDSKGTNPDSTIKAIQAMDRPTVLICGGYDKHADFLPMVKAFTPQIQTLVLIGQTADQILAAAKKCGFDRVMRAGDMAGAVKTAFRVAQPGGSVLLSPACASFDMFSDYEERGRVFKDEVRHLKEALDGQSQS; this comes from the coding sequence ATGGGTTCGTTTAAGCAAGAGATCGCGGGAAAAAAGGTTTTGATCGTGGGCGCGGCGCGCAGCGGCGTGGCGGCAGCCAAACAGCTGTGCGCGCTGGGGGCCCAGGTGACGTTGAACGATTCCAAGGGGGAGGACGAGCTGCCCGGCGTGATGGAGGAGATTCGGAGCCTGCCCATTGCCAGGGCCCTGGGCTGCCCGGCTATGGATTGCTTGGCGGGCCAGCAGCTGATGGTTATCAGCCCCGGCGTGCCCATCCAAAGCCCCTTTATCGCGAAAGCCCGCCAGATGGGGATCGAGGTGATCGGCGAGATCGAGCTGGCCTTTAGGCTCTGTCCTGAAGGGGTGCGCCTGGCCGCCATCACCGGCACCAACGGCAAGACTACCACCACCGCCCTTTGCGGGGAGATCTTTAAAGCCGCCGGGCAGCGGGTGCACGTGGTGGGCAATATCGGCACGCCCTTTATCTCCCGGGTGCCGGAAATCGCCCCCGGGGATGTGGTGGTGGCCGAAATCAGCTCCTTCCAGCTGGAATCCGTATCCGCCTTCCGGCCGTCGGCAGCCGCCCTTTTGAACCTGACCGAGGATCATTTGAACCGCCACGGCACTATGGAAGAATACTTGCGCGTCAAATCGCGTATCTTTGAAAATATGGAGGGCGAGGACGCCCTGTTCCTCAACGCCGACGCGCCGGCGCTGCGCGGCGTAGACAAGGGCGCCCGCTGTAAGGTAGGTTCCTTCTCTCGCAAAGGGCCGGTGGCTTTTGGCGCCTATGCGCAGGACGGGACGGTGTACTTTGCCGGCGGGGAGGGGACCGAAAAGATCTGCGCGGTAAAGGATATCTTTATCCCCGGGGCGCATAACCTGGAAAACGCGCTGGCCGCCGTATCCCTTTGCATGGCGCTGGGCGCGCCGGCCAAGGCCGTGAAAAAGACCCTGCGGGATTTCCAGGGGGTGGAGCACCGCATCGAGTTTGTCACCGAGGTGCGGGGCGTGCGCTTTATCAACGATTCCAAGGGTACCAACCCGGATTCCACCATCAAGGCCATCCAGGCTATGGACCGGCCTACGGTGCTGATCTGCGGCGGGTACGACAAGCACGCGGACTTTTTGCCCATGGTCAAGGCCTTTACCCCGCAAATTCAGACGCTGGTGCTGATCGGCCAGACGGCGGACCAGATCTTGGCCGCCGCCAAAAAGTGCGGGTTTGACCGGGTGATGCGCGCGGGCGATATGGCTGGCGCGGTCAAAACCGCCTTCCGCGTGGCCCAGCCCGGGGGCAGCGTGCTGCTAAGCCCCGCCTGCGCCAGTTTTGATATGTTCAGCGATTATGAAGAACGCGGCCGCGTGTTTAAAGATGAAGTGCGGCATCTTAAGGAGGCGCTAGATGGCCAATCCCAATCCTAG
- the rsmH gene encoding 16S rRNA (cytosine(1402)-N(4))-methyltransferase RsmH: MGEFTHVTVLLQEAVEALQVKPGGVYLDGTLGGGGHTEAILRQSGPDGVVYGIDRDRDALRAAGERLAAFGERLKPLHGNFHDAKALLAAQGVAQLDGAVLDLGVSSFQFDEGERGFSFQEDARLDMRMDQSCGRTAADLCNTLSGEELTRIIRDYGEERWAARIAAFILQAREKKPVETTGELVSIIKAAIPKGARRDGPHPARRTFQALRIAVNDELEPLAKALEELVSLLAPGGRLAVITFHSLEDRIVKQTFKRLQNPCICPPKAPVCTCGKLPVAQVVTRKPILPSPAEVEQNPRSRSAKLRVVQKL; encoded by the coding sequence ATGGGCGAGTTTACCCACGTTACCGTATTGCTGCAAGAGGCAGTAGAGGCCCTGCAGGTCAAGCCGGGCGGCGTTTACCTGGATGGGACGCTGGGCGGCGGGGGCCATACCGAGGCGATCCTTCGCCAGAGCGGGCCGGACGGCGTGGTCTACGGCATCGACCGGGACCGGGACGCGCTGCGGGCCGCGGGCGAGCGGCTGGCCGCCTTTGGGGAGCGGCTTAAGCCCTTGCACGGCAATTTTCACGATGCCAAAGCCCTGCTGGCGGCTCAGGGGGTCGCGCAGCTGGATGGCGCGGTGCTGGATCTAGGGGTCTCCTCCTTTCAGTTTGACGAGGGGGAGCGGGGCTTCAGCTTCCAGGAGGACGCCAGGCTGGATATGCGCATGGATCAAAGCTGCGGGCGCACCGCGGCGGATTTGTGCAATACCCTGAGCGGAGAGGAATTGACGCGGATCATCCGCGATTATGGCGAGGAGCGCTGGGCGGCCCGCATCGCGGCCTTTATCCTGCAGGCGCGGGAGAAAAAGCCGGTGGAGACCACAGGGGAGCTGGTTTCCATTATCAAAGCGGCCATCCCCAAAGGGGCCAGACGGGATGGGCCCCACCCCGCGCGCAGGACCTTTCAGGCGCTGCGCATCGCCGTCAACGACGAGCTGGAGCCGCTGGCAAAGGCGCTGGAGGAACTGGTCTCGCTGCTGGCCCCCGGCGGACGGCTGGCGGTGATCACCTTCCACTCTTTAGAGGATCGGATCGTCAAGCAGACCTTTAAGCGCCTGCAAAACCCCTGCATCTGCCCGCCCAAAGCGCCGGTCTGCACCTGCGGAAAGTTGCCAGTGGCGCAGGTCGTCACCCGCAAACCCATCCTGCCCAGCCCGGCAGAGGTGGAACAGAACCCGCGCAGCCGCAGCGCAAAGCTGCGGGTCGTGCAAAAGCTATAG
- a CDS encoding stage V sporulation protein D, which produces MASPGMMNKKRLLAFLSAVTLLFFVLFGRLGYIQLVQAQWLQEKAADQWTRDLAVSAKRGDIQDRNGNILAQSASADTVVVRPSQIKDVDYTADKLSEILEMDRDEVMQKLTKDASEVWLKRQVESEQADAIRQLNLSGVVFTEDSKRYYPRGNFLSQVLGFCSVDGQGQEGLELKLNKYLAGTDGRIVAETDTKGREMPYSVSQYIAPQDGYDVTLTIDYVIQSFVEKAMEDALVKYNAKAIQCVVMDPQTGEVLAMGNKPDFDLNDPPRDDLDTLKALSRNSCVVDVYEPGSTFKIVTTASALELGVTSTDAHFNCPGYAMVDGEKIKCWRSYNPHGDQTLAQAVQNSCNPAFVALALAMGKENFYDMIYNFGFGSTTGLDFTGEAGGIVRAEKYVKNVDLARIGFGQSIAVSPMQLITAVSAVANGGNLMKPYLVKSMTDNEGNVVEETTPTVVRQVISSQTSDTMRQILEDAVTNGSKNAYAAGYRVAGKTGTAQKYVDGKIDNTKHVASFVGFAPADDPKICVLFIVDEATGVPSDFGGTLAAPYARQIIEDTLKYMKVKPQYKEGEGQGDALVAVPNLVGKSSEDARKALEDVGLVMSADGTGASVTEQDLPEGTEVAKGATVNVILGEPSPPAGDTAVQVPDVTGKTPEEANVILTTYGLQLLPRGNGVAVAQSHSPGTTVTIGTQIAVDFRE; this is translated from the coding sequence ATGGCATCTCCCGGAATGATGAATAAAAAAAGGTTACTCGCTTTTTTATCAGCCGTAACCTTACTTTTTTTTGTGCTCTTTGGCAGGCTGGGTTATATCCAGCTGGTGCAGGCCCAGTGGCTGCAGGAAAAGGCGGCGGACCAGTGGACGCGGGATCTGGCGGTATCCGCCAAGCGGGGGGATATTCAGGATCGTAACGGCAACATCCTGGCCCAAAGCGCCAGCGCCGATACGGTGGTGGTGCGCCCCTCCCAAATCAAAGATGTGGACTATACCGCCGATAAGCTCAGCGAGATATTGGAGATGGACCGGGACGAGGTGATGCAAAAGCTGACCAAGGACGCCTCCGAAGTCTGGCTCAAGCGCCAGGTGGAGAGCGAGCAGGCGGACGCCATACGCCAGCTGAACCTAAGCGGCGTGGTCTTTACCGAGGACAGCAAGCGCTATTACCCCCGGGGCAACTTCCTTAGCCAGGTGCTGGGCTTTTGCTCGGTGGATGGGCAGGGCCAGGAGGGCCTGGAGCTCAAGCTCAATAAGTATTTAGCCGGCACCGATGGGCGCATCGTGGCCGAGACCGATACCAAGGGCCGGGAGATGCCCTACTCCGTCAGCCAGTATATCGCCCCTCAGGATGGGTACGACGTGACGCTGACCATCGACTACGTCATCCAGAGCTTTGTGGAAAAGGCCATGGAGGACGCGCTGGTCAAGTACAACGCCAAGGCCATCCAGTGCGTGGTGATGGACCCGCAGACCGGCGAGGTGCTGGCCATGGGCAATAAGCCCGATTTTGACCTCAACGACCCACCGCGGGACGACCTGGATACCCTAAAAGCCTTGAGCCGCAACTCCTGCGTGGTGGATGTGTACGAACCCGGCTCTACCTTTAAGATCGTTACCACCGCCAGCGCCCTGGAGCTGGGCGTGACCAGCACCGACGCGCACTTCAACTGCCCGGGTTACGCCATGGTGGATGGGGAAAAGATCAAGTGCTGGCGCTCCTACAATCCTCATGGGGACCAGACCCTGGCCCAGGCGGTGCAAAACTCCTGCAACCCGGCCTTTGTGGCGCTGGCTCTGGCCATGGGGAAGGAAAATTTTTACGACATGATCTATAACTTCGGCTTTGGCTCCACCACCGGCCTTGATTTTACCGGCGAGGCCGGCGGCATCGTCCGAGCCGAGAAGTACGTGAAAAACGTGGATCTGGCCCGCATCGGCTTTGGCCAGTCCATCGCGGTCAGCCCCATGCAGCTGATCACCGCCGTATCCGCCGTAGCCAACGGCGGCAACCTGATGAAGCCCTACCTGGTCAAATCCATGACGGATAACGAGGGCAACGTGGTGGAGGAGACCACCCCTACGGTGGTGCGCCAGGTGATCTCTTCGCAAACTTCGGACACCATGCGCCAGATCCTGGAGGACGCGGTCACCAACGGCTCGAAAAACGCCTACGCCGCCGGGTACCGCGTGGCGGGCAAGACCGGTACCGCCCAGAAGTATGTGGACGGCAAGATCGATAACACCAAGCACGTGGCCTCCTTCGTGGGCTTTGCCCCGGCGGACGACCCCAAGATTTGCGTGCTGTTCATCGTGGACGAGGCCACCGGCGTGCCCAGCGACTTTGGCGGCACCCTGGCCGCGCCCTATGCCCGGCAGATCATCGAGGATACCTTAAAGTATATGAAGGTGAAGCCCCAGTATAAAGAGGGCGAGGGGCAGGGGGACGCGCTGGTAGCGGTGCCCAACCTGGTCGGCAAGTCCTCTGAAGATGCCCGCAAGGCGCTGGAGGATGTGGGCCTTGTGATGAGCGCTGACGGCACGGGCGCCAGCGTTACCGAGCAGGACCTGCCCGAGGGCACCGAGGTGGCCAAGGGCGCCACCGTCAACGTGATACTGGGCGAACCCTCGCCCCCGGCGGGCGATACCGCCGTGCAGGTGCCGGATGTGACGGGCAAGACGCCGGAGGAGGCCAATGTCATCCTCACCACCTACGGGCTGCAGCTGCTGCCGCGGGGCAACGGCGTGGCGGTGGCACAGAGCCACTCGCCCGGCACTACGGTGACCATCGGCACCCAGATCGCGGTGGATTTCAGAGAGTAG
- a CDS encoding amino acid ABC transporter ATP-binding protein, with translation MIRVEGLTKSFGELEVLKGITEHIAPGEKVVVIGPSGSGKSTFLRCLNLLEQPTAGKIYIEGECITDKGCNVNKVRQKMGMVFQNFNLFPHRTVLDNVALAPTKLKLLSAGDAKDKAMALLRRVGLDSKADNYPVQLSGGQKQRVAIARALCMSPDIMLFDEPTSALDPEMVGEVLEVMKQLAQEGMTMVVVTHEMGFAREVGSRLLFMDEGVILEQGDPREIFAAPKHERTRSFLQKVL, from the coding sequence GTGATTCGCGTGGAAGGACTCACTAAATCGTTTGGAGAGCTGGAGGTGCTAAAGGGCATTACCGAGCACATCGCTCCCGGGGAAAAAGTGGTGGTGATCGGGCCTTCGGGCTCGGGTAAATCCACTTTCCTGCGCTGCCTGAATCTGCTGGAGCAGCCCACCGCCGGCAAAATATACATCGAGGGCGAATGCATTACCGATAAGGGGTGCAACGTCAACAAAGTGCGCCAGAAGATGGGGATGGTGTTCCAGAACTTTAACCTGTTCCCCCACCGCACGGTGCTGGATAACGTGGCCCTGGCCCCTACCAAGCTCAAGCTGCTTTCGGCGGGCGACGCTAAGGATAAGGCCATGGCGCTGCTGCGCCGCGTGGGGCTGGACAGCAAGGCGGATAACTACCCCGTGCAGCTGTCCGGCGGCCAGAAACAGCGCGTGGCCATCGCCCGGGCGCTGTGCATGAGCCCGGACATCATGCTCTTTGACGAGCCCACCAGCGCCCTGGACCCGGAAATGGTGGGCGAGGTGCTGGAGGTTATGAAGCAGCTGGCGCAGGAGGGGATGACCATGGTGGTGGTCACCCACGAGATGGGCTTTGCCCGGGAGGTGGGCAGCCGCCTGCTGTTTATGGACGAGGGCGTGATCCTGGAGCAGGGGGACCCGCGGGAGATCTTTGCCGCCCCCAAGCACGAGCGCACCCGCAGCTTTTTACAAAAGGTGCTCTAG
- the mraY gene encoding phospho-N-acetylmuramoyl-pentapeptide-transferase — protein MFPITIPEQIQALSFAVVIAFVVALIVGPIVIPALLKLKVRQTEREDGPQSHLKKSGTPSMGGLIILVGLLVPCAILMRGDIDFLSFSVLVTLGFGLVGFLDDYIKARKHRSLGLKAYQKIIAQFGLALIFAWYAYQHPLIGSSIFVPIANIEWDLGLWYIPITMFVIIGTVNSVNLCDGVDGLVSGVTMIVAAAFGIICMAMLNLPDIEPALAMNIRNLMVFTGGVAGACLGFLRFNAHPAKVFMGDTGSFVLGGAVVAMAIATRTMLLLPLMGICYVISSVSDIIQVGSYKLRKKRVFRMAPFHHHLELGGMSETQIGVLYMSITGVCCLAAIMLLQ, from the coding sequence ATGTTCCCAATCACCATCCCCGAGCAGATTCAGGCGCTGAGCTTTGCGGTGGTCATCGCATTTGTGGTGGCGCTCATCGTGGGCCCTATCGTCATCCCGGCGCTGCTAAAGCTCAAAGTGCGCCAGACCGAGCGGGAGGACGGCCCCCAAAGCCACCTGAAAAAGAGCGGCACCCCTTCCATGGGCGGGCTGATCATCCTGGTGGGGCTGCTGGTGCCCTGCGCCATATTGATGCGCGGGGATATCGACTTTCTCTCCTTTAGCGTCCTTGTCACCCTGGGCTTTGGCCTGGTGGGTTTCTTAGACGACTATATCAAGGCCCGCAAGCACCGCTCCCTGGGGCTCAAGGCTTATCAAAAGATCATCGCCCAGTTCGGGCTGGCGCTGATCTTTGCCTGGTACGCCTACCAGCATCCGCTGATCGGCTCCTCGATTTTCGTGCCCATCGCCAATATCGAGTGGGATCTGGGGCTGTGGTACATCCCCATCACCATGTTTGTGATCATCGGCACGGTCAACAGCGTTAACCTTTGCGACGGGGTGGACGGGCTGGTCAGCGGCGTGACCATGATCGTGGCGGCGGCCTTTGGCATCATCTGCATGGCCATGCTGAACCTGCCGGACATTGAACCGGCGCTGGCCATGAATATCCGCAACCTCATGGTCTTTACCGGGGGCGTGGCGGGGGCCTGCCTTGGGTTTTTGCGCTTTAACGCCCACCCGGCCAAGGTGTTTATGGGGGATACCGGCTCTTTTGTCCTGGGCGGGGCCGTGGTGGCCATGGCGATCGCCACCCGCACCATGCTGCTGCTGCCGCTGATGGGGATCTGCTATGTGATCTCGTCTGTGTCCGATATCATACAGGTGGGCAGCTACAAGCTGCGCAAAAAGCGGGTGTTCCGCATGGCGCCATTCCACCACCACCTGGAACTGGGCGGCATGAGCGAAACGCAGATCGGCGTTTTATACATGTCCATTACCGGGGTATGTTGCCTGGCGGCCATCATGTTGCTGCAATAG